A single window of Polyangiaceae bacterium DNA harbors:
- a CDS encoding ATP-binding protein — MQELRTLLGKPTAFIGRDAEIQTLEDHFQQCTDDQVATAILVMAEAGMGKSRLLYEFLHSIRRTSADFDVWTVVVICWPRGRAFALLAHMLRGVLICRRRSHRGATTKDTRAGGPTCALDRRRTYFRNSLVNWSACHFLMR, encoded by the coding sequence ATGCAGGAACTCCGCACGCTCTTGGGCAAACCAACGGCATTCATCGGACGAGACGCGGAGATCCAGACCCTCGAGGACCATTTTCAACAATGTACGGACGACCAAGTGGCCACGGCGATTTTGGTCATGGCCGAGGCGGGTATGGGCAAATCACGCCTCTTGTATGAATTTTTGCATTCGATTCGACGTACATCGGCGGACTTCGACGTATGGACGGTCGTGGTGATCTGTTGGCCGCGGGGTCGCGCGTTCGCGCTCTTAGCACATATGTTACGCGGTGTTTTGATCTGCAGAAGGCGTTCCCATCGAGGTGCAACAACGAAAGATACGCGAGCAGGTGGCCCGACATGTGCCCTCGACCGACGTCGGACGTATTTCAGAAATTCCTTGGTGAATTGGTCGGCGTGCCATTTCCTGATGCGGTAA